One region of Miscanthus floridulus cultivar M001 chromosome 19, ASM1932011v1, whole genome shotgun sequence genomic DNA includes:
- the LOC136525812 gene encoding uncharacterized protein translates to MGHNPFSLPLPLSLAPPSPEQRTAAATCARASPHHAPGRPRRASRLRRTSVPRGHAGPRGRAGPRARPPAPRPTPSPDCRAPRPRWTPWPRRSPCPRRALTSPDVPPAPAAALAAPRCAGALTVTVPPATTGLGRARRAGLATRSARHPTPATCHRRPRSCPHQPQHLQRLAVPPPARLVGLTHSRRPL, encoded by the coding sequence atgggccacaatcctttctctcttcctctccctctctctctcgcaccTCCCTCGCCCGAGcagcgcaccgccgccgccacctgcgcccgcgcctcgccgcaccacgcgcccggccgcccgcgccgcgcctCGCGCCTTCGCCGGACCTCCGTGCCCCGAGGCCACGCTGGACCCCGTGGTCGCGCCGGTCCCCGCGCCcggccgcccgcgccgcgcccgacGCCTTCGCCGGACTGCCGTGCCCCGAGGCCACGCTGGACCCCGTGGCCGCGCCGGTCCCCATGCCCGCGCCGCGCCCTCACCTCGCCCGACgtgccgcccgcgcccgcggccgCCTTGGCCGCGCCCCGCTGCGCCGGTGCCTTGACCGTGACCGTGCCGCCCGCCACCACTGGCCTCGGCCGGGCCCGTCGAGCCGGCCTTGCCACGCGGAGCGCCAGGCATCCCACGCCCGCCACGTGCCACCGCCGTCCTCGGTCGTGCCCCCACCAGCCCCAGCACCTGCAGCGCCTGGCTGTGCCACCGCCGGCCCGGCTCGTCGGCCTGACCCACTCCCGGCGTCCGCTGTGA
- the LOC136525813 gene encoding protein MAIN-LIKE 1-like, whose amino-acid sequence MVIENGRVFKDLPALKRMAQFHLLDSTYEVTHRGCLIAQGQDLLLLRPRTHNGFLDMCRPETHSFHQPFGEITVTLQDCQKMLGLRIHGNTVTGQCMLEGWRARVDAFLGREVGEQGARTSGVLISWLRQEFTQCPKEADEETVGYYCRAWILHMFAYVLFPNATGDTTSWMWVHCLSDWDQAGQYSWGSAVLGFLYR is encoded by the exons atggtaattgagaatgggagggtgttcaaggacctccctgcattgaagag gatggcgcaattccacctgctcgactcGACGTACGAGGTGACCCACCGAGGATGTCTCATAGCGCAGGGGCAG gaccttctgctccttcgtcctagaacccataatgggttcttggacat gtgccggccagagactcacagcttccaccaaCCTTTCGGGGAGATCACAGTCACActccaggactgtcagaagatgctaggcctgaggattcatggcaacacagtcaccgggcagtgcatgttagaaggttggagagcacgagtagatgccttccttgggcgtgaggttggtgagcaaggggctcgcacttctggagttctcaTCTCCTGGCTCCGACAAGAgttcacacagtgccccaaggaggcagatgaggagacagttgggtactactgcagggcatggatcctacacatGTTTGCCTACGTTCTCTTCCCCAATGCCACGGGTGACACTACGtcgtggatgtgggtccactgcctcagtgactgggaccaggcgggtcagtacagctggggctctgcagtcttgGGTTTCCTTTACCGATAG